AGGGAATTAGCAGCACTCGGTCCCTAGTCCTGCAAGTCACTCTGCATGGGCAGATTCCATTCACTTCATGCAAAGTaacttgcaagatcagggcctcagtctgcagCAGAAAGGGAAGATGAATTGAGACTTCCTCTCTCCCAACCCTCAATGTAAATCATGGATGTGAAGAGGTAACCAAATAATTTCCACCACTTAATATAGTGGAAATGTAGCAATGTATGAAGGCATAATACTGAGTGCATTGTATGACTTTACCTATCTTGGATAATTGTGACTCTAACTTACTGCACACCAAGGTGATTGTCTTTGTAATCAGACACCCTATTTATGGTGCATGACAGTCGGGAGTTCCTCGAGAATGTTTTGCAACACATATTGCTTCATTATACTAGCATATAAAgcctgaaaaatgaaattaactaATCAGATCATGTTGAgtgcaatacaaaataaaaagaaacaacatGAATGGTGAAAGTAAATTAgacttttttaaagttttatttctaTGTTAATTGTTTAATTGTTTTAATCTGTGTCCCATTATCTTGTTGTTTAGCtcattctctttccttctgtctCTTTATTATAGATTCATGTTTTCATTAAGAGATCTGAAGCTGAGGAAGTGGATTTTGCAGGATGGCTTTGTTCGACTACAGGCCTCAACCAGCCTAGTACACCCACGCATGCTGCTGGAATCTGAATATTGAGAGCAAATCTTGTTCTGTACATCTGTTAAAACAATGCTATTTTGGTCTCATTTCTCAAGCTTGTATTTGTTCAAATATGTATCTCACCTCTTAAGGAAGGAAGTCTGTTCTAGCATGTGCCAAATCctgattgttttaaatttttgtcCTAAATTAATTGGTGTTGTATTGGATTACTTTAACTGACCAAAATGTGTGAGATGTTGAAATTATAGTGCTTGCTGATTATGTGAATTTGGATATTTTTTGTAATGGAAATCTCACTGGGGGTACTTAGTCCCAGATTGTTTGAGCTCTATCAGGATTCCTTGTAAGTTGGTGGTACTTCAGTCATGCTTATCTAGTCTCACACAAGGTTGTTAGAGATCCTCCTAAACAATATTTGTCAAGCATGCTTGTGCTGTTATCAAACTGTGCATCTCAAAGTTAGTCATAATGCTTTTGTGTAGAGAACTCTTCCCAGTTAAACGGGCAAGAGTCCTCTATTGCCATGAAACACAGGGCATCATAACTACTTTTAGACTGTTTAtatttctatatttatttttaaatgtattgtcaTACTTGGGATTGTTTAGTAGTATGTGTCTCCTTTaattggtattttttttaaatgtcctataGACTCAAGAGCTAAAAGTGCATCAGACTTGCTTCCTTTTAACCCAACTAAAGAAGACTTATGACAACTGTGTGTATAGTGTCTAAAATGTATGAAAATCCTTTTAATTACTTTTCTTTCAGATGGCTACCAGTTTAATCTTATACTAATAAATATATTATCAAGTAACTTCTTTAGAGGATGGgtatttttaaattcttcaaTATAAGTTGGGAGTAATTGGAATTTAACTGACAGAGCCCACAGCTTTGCTGCAGAGCATGtgcacaaataaaatgaaatagcTGTTTAAATATGTTCAGGAAATAAGCACCTGTTTGATACTATTGTGTTACATAAATCCCATTCCGATTACCATAAGCCCACATAGGCCTTTTCACTGTCTCCTGTTGAAGTGAACTGGAATCAAATCCTCATCTTTCAACATACATAATTCACTCACCTGAGTCTGCCTGAAAAAGGAGTTTGGTACTAGCTTCTCTCTAACAGCATCACGTACCGTATTTCTGAACAGAGCACTCTTCTACCTACTGTGTAAGAAAGGCTCAGGCCTTCAGTTTACATGTTATTTCTAGAGCTGTGCTGAAACCTTTGCCTGTGTTTTGGTGCCAATGTGCACCGTAGGTGGtggtgtttactccttctcataacaagaATGAAGGGTCACTAAAtgatattaataggcagcaggtttaaaacaaacagaagtatttcttcacacaacacccagTCAACCCATGGCACTCTGCCTGTTGTGAAGGttgagactataacagggttcaaaaaagtagataaattcatggaggatagttccatcaatgatTATTAGCAGgaatgggtagggatggtgtccctagcctccatttgccagaaactcagaatggatcacttgatgattacctgttccgttattccctcagaagcatctggcattggccactgtcagaagacgggatactgggctagacagaccattggtctgacccagtatagccactCTTATAATCACATGTACCTCTTGCTGCAATTTGCACCTGCTGTGTAAAATCAGATGCTGGTTCAATTGTACTGTCCAGTACGGTTTATTAACAGTGTCCCCTCATTCTGCTCACTCCTGTGGGAAATGAGGGACTTTGTTTCTGCCCTTCTTTAGCTGGTGTGGTCAGGTGCTATTTTGCAAGTGTTGTCCAATAGTCTGTATGTACCTTGACCCTGTATTGAAAATACTTAACTGACCACTCCTGAATTATGTAGCACAAACCCTGCATATGTGAGACTGGCATGAGAAAAAATACTATGCCATGTAAACAAGCAGACTCTAACTGAACAAATAATGGATATTTGGGGGCACCATTTCCCATTGTCAACTGTGTTTCTTGTAAGGAAGCCAGTTTTGACTGCTTAAAGCAATCCCTACCGTATTATGTTTTGTGAGGGTTGTTGCATGTTTAATATTTGCTCAACTGTTATAAAAATGTCCTTTTTCCAGAGGAAACTGTGGCCCTTTGTATTAGGCTCTGGTGCTATTCAGTGAGAGCATTCCACTAAAagacagcaaaaacaaaacaaaaacctcaacAAAAACCAAGTGATTGGGAAATCTTATAAGAACAGACATTTTGAGATTTCTAGAACTTTCTGATTCCAGCTGGGCCAAAAATACTCAAGACAGCCGTTGTTGTAATCACACATTCTGTCTCCGCAGCAACCTGAAAGTGCAGAGGCAGGTGAATTTAAAGATCACCCACACTTACAAACATTTGAGAAAGGTTTGTTAAGAGGAATGGGAAAAGATCTGGATTGCCTGTTTGGCCATCTGGACTCTGTTATAATCAAGGAATGATAGGGATAGAATAGGTATAAGATCAACAACAACTTTCCCTGGAAGCAATTTTAAGAACTACATACATcctctttaaaattaatttgaccTTTAAAAACACACTGAAACGTAGAAAACCTTTTGCGGTATACAAGACATACTATTCTTAGGCTTGAAGGATTAGACTTTTTTCATCAGTAAGTGTCAAACAATTTCACCCTACACACAtgaaaaaatttccattgatggaAATTTACAGACagtcaaagtaagaaaaatgctgcttgagaacttagtttgatttaaggatatttaatttgtatattttgacatgtgatgttcacaatttgttttaatagttataaagctttaactttttgaatctcaatgtctattgTCATTCAATAATTGTCTAACCCCTGCCTTATAATTTCcttcaactgaaaatttaaatagataaaaataggaaaaattcTTAAACATctgttgaaattttaaaaattgaatcctgccaagcctacCTAGGCTTATGGTAAAAGCACCGACAGCTTTTGACTGAGCTCTTATAGACATAAGCTGAGGTTTGGAAGAGTATCAATCCCATGGGCTTTTAAAAGTGAAGAACCAAACTAAAACTGGATCCCATTCTTGATATTACTCGGTCAGATAATTGTAGCTATGAACACCAAATACATCCAGTACTGTCCAACTAGGGCCCAGTCAACACTGGTTAAATCAGTTAAACTCATTTTAGATTTGAATACTGTTCTATCCCATTCTATCCCAGGCAAGTTTGATGTGCTCACAGTAGCTGCACTGCTGTATTTTGTAATAGCTGGAGTTTCCTGCAGACTGATTGCTTCATGTCCACGTAGATTGTATTGCTGTAGCCCAGCTGGGAGGTGACTAATGCATATAATATTGAGGGCAGATAATCCACCACCAGAAGAAGATGGAGACCTTTAAACAGCTGAGCATGGCAGCAAGCAACTCATCCTAAGTAAGATCTTAGCTTCAGCAAGGAATCCAGGAGCACGCCTAAAATTGCAAACTGACTTGACCAACTGTGGATACAGATCCATAACCAAAGGAGACTGGACAGTGGCTGTAAACTCAGTGCTTTTCTCTGACATCAGCATCATGTGTCTTGCCTGGATTCAGCTTCAACCAgcttttgttcagccaatcactaactTGCTGAAAGTGGCACTGTACGATGCAGAGAGAAGGTAGAGCTGTGTTCATCTGCAATACTGTTGCAATATTGTTGGCAATACAGTCCACATACACATTGAGCAGAAGTGTACAAAGCATTGATCCTTGGATGATACTCAAAGTAAGGCATCTGGTGGCAAAGGAGCAGCTTTCCCATCACTAGGGCTTTGAGCCAATGCTTTCAGAAAGGACAAACCATTCTACCACCCAGGACTCCTACCATCTACCTCAGTTTCTCATGCTCAGCCGGATCAAATGCTGCAGAAGGAGGATGGCAGTCGGCCTCCATCCATCAACAGCAGATCAGCCATCGGTACTGCTAATGCTGTATCCATCCACTCACCTGGCTCAAACCCAAACTGTTTGGTCCCACACTACAAACTATGTTTAAATGGAGTTTAAAAGCTGTTGAGGCCAAGGTCTTGTCTCCAGTAGAAAACTATACCATATGTACAGTAGTAGTGGCCCAGAACTCACAGAACACGTAAATCCTATTTTGCCAACACTTACCACACATCCAGCAACATGTTAACCACTTCAAGTGCCTTTGGCTCCAGTCGAACAGTGGCAGGAGGCCTAATTGTAGCATGCAAGCTAATCTGCTAGTgtttgtctacattagcactaCAACTTTAAAAGCAAGCATAGGCTAAGAACGAGTGTTATTTAGACTTCATCACGGCAAGGTTACATGGTATAAAGCATGCCTTTAAAATGGTAGCAAATGTGTGTAGACACTCAGCCAACAATAACATGCCAAAATTTTCCAGAGTAGATGAGGCCTAAGGCTAACTGTTACAGAACGTGTTTTTGCCTTGAGTTTAGGCAAGAGAAAGGAGGGCAACAAGCTGTTGTTGTCTCAAGATATAAGGGGACAGAGTAGGATGAAGTGCCAGCAAATATACTCACAGCTACAAAAAGGAATGACACAGGTCATGTCCCACAACCCTTACAAACTACATGTGCAAGagtatacacacatacacacaaaaaaaaatctgtttattttgaCATCCTAACCTAAACTTGGGACAATTCCGGCCCAGAAACATTCTGCCTAGCCTCCCGCAGCTCTGAGTTTGGGGAAAAGCCTGCAAATCATTCTCCTATACAAGACTGAAACTTCAATTACAACAGTATCCAGCCCACTCAGAGCCAGGCTGGTCTTCAGCAACAGAAGATGATGTTATACATTCTAAAACTTAGTTTCCATAACTAAAAACCAAAGCTAAGCTTTAACCAAGAGCCAATAGTCTTTCCTCAAATATTTTCCTACAATCAGGGGCAGGAGCTGTCTAGGAGTTGGCTCATGTTTTATAACCACACCTAGGACACTGAACATATTGcaaacttccccctccccctttgttaAATAAGTAAAATGACACTTATTTGGTTTTCTACTAAGTTTTTGTGCAGGGCTATAATATTGCTATGGGAGACATCAACAGGAGCTTTAAAGCTTAATCCTAAtcaacactggaatgctttacacacattttataaatcagatttttaaaatctagtgTATAAACATTTTCTTAGCATGAGAGGTTGACAAGGGTGTCTCAGTTAAgatattacttttattttctatttttagcagCATAACACAAGTTTGGTTTTCTATGTGTTCTAACATCTATTTAAGGAATGATACAAGAATCAGCTGCAGTGATTTAGTATCTGCAAGTCATCAGGAGAGGAAATGCTTTGTCTGCTGATAAGTGTAACACTAACTTAGTATAATATTACATGAATTCTGGAAGGGCCATCATTTTTCATTACCTAGATCACCACAATTTCCTAATCTCCACTTTTGTGGAATTACAGTTGGAATAGTTATTGCTTTTAGTGCACTAAATTAGTTTAGTTAACTACATTAACTTTTCCCACCTATAAACAAACAAGTAGTAAACTACATTTTAGGCTTTAAATGTAAAAGGGATCATGCTACATATTTGTGCAATAACTTTTCATTCTTTTAACATCCAAAACAAGATTCTGACAAGCTTGTGTCATCTGTGCCACCAGTCTAACCTCACTGGAACCCTCCAAAAGTAATTTTCATTCATTTGTATAGTTCATATCTGTGTACAGCACCAAGTAGAATCTGATGGGAAGTTCTGCTTGAACAAAGGGGAATTTCCTGAGTCAAGGATAAATAACACCAGCCGTCtcccattttttccccccttcaggaGTCAgattcatcctcctcctcctcttcatggTCTTGAATACTTAGCTGTAATTCAGTTTGATTGATAGCAGCCTCATTGTCCATCTGCCCAAGGGTCTGGTATAACAACAAGTTCAAGTTATCAATCAAGAGGAATAGTAAAACTGAGCACTTCTAAGGCATCTTCCCTCTGAAGATCTCACAGTGctaataaaaaatgaaataagcTTCAGCACCTTTCAGAACCTCAACAACCTTTTTAGAGAGAGACCTTTCCGTACTGGAGTCACTGAATAATAAAGCCCACTGAGAGGGTAAGCAGCAACTTCTCCACAGCATAGTTTTAACTAGCTCTGGCCCGATCATATATTTAGCAAAGAGTTACTATTTGACAACGCACCAAATTTCCATCCCCTGTAGTATCCTGGCTAAACTAAGTTACAGCAAAAGCTTTATACTTCCTTGCTTACAGCATGCTAAGTTTTACCGACTGAACTAAAACTGTGTAAATGTAAGGCGAGTGTTTCCCAATTCAACTCCCAGAAACAACTTGGTGTTGTTAGGAGGAAAAGAGGGAGAAGTAATTTATTTGGACTCTTAGCTGGTGAGTAGCGTAACAATATAAGAACCCTATGTAAAATGTTTACCAGAAACTTCCTCATACAGAGTGACTCAAACAAAAACAGATaatattttgttgcttttctaTTCTTTGATAATTATGCTTCTGTGTAGTATTACATGAGAAATGAGTGAGCCTTCTTCCTTTCAAAAGGCACGAGTGTTCCTTACTTTTTGAGCCTCCTCTGTGATACTTGGTGGAGAGACCATTACATTCTTCTCTCTGGAGCTAATCATAGATTGAAGGGCCAGCTCTTCCACCTAGAAATAAGATATTGGAATAAATCTTTCCAGCAGTTATTTCTTTGTATCTGTTAGCAAGATACACTCAAGTTCTATTTATTGTTTTTGAAGAGTGACAAAATAGCCATTTGAAGGTAAATTGCAATACATTTAACTCATAGTACCTACTGTTAAGAGCTCTTGTGATGATCTTGATGCGAACTATATATCCTGAACAAACATGAAGCTACACACCAGGTTCTGTATCATCTGTCTTGTGGAACAGCCCACAGCGCAGGAACTATTACTAGTTAATAATACCTTTAAAATTACAAATTCTACTTTTCACACAGTATGAAGAAAACAGGAAGCAAGTCTGAATATAAGCTATTCACCAAAGACACTGCTACATACTGGGTGGCACTCTTATACCTGCTTACTGGTATTTGACAAGTCTAATCTATTTCTGATACATACAAAAAAGCACGTCAAACTGAGCAGAGCTTTGTTGCTCTGCTCACATGCTTTTCTGAAGTTAATTTTACAATaccaaatgtttttaaatatgttgAGTCTAAAGGTGATAAAATGACGGacatcacttctgaaaactgTGATGCTGAAAACTCTGCACATGCCAGCATGCTTCTAAAAGACATTATATCCCCTGCCGGAAATGATATATGATCAGTGCATTCCATGGGTGAATTGTCTATTAATAATTCTGTCACCTTTCTCATACCGCAGTCTTGGCATCTCACAGACAGTCACACTCTGCCTTGCAAAACTTTACGGCATTCAAACAATTGCTGCAGGAAATAGCTATGAAAAGGCTGTATAGGTCATGGCAAGCTATCTCCTGAGTGCTGTAATGAAAGGAGCCTTCACTCAAACAATTTTGTCAAAGAACAAGTGCACTTAGTTAAATAATTTATGTTTTAGTATTTTGCACACATACAACATTTTCAATCAAGGATCtcaaactgttttaaaaacaactgAATTAAGCCTTACAAAACCTCTGGAACAAAGACATTATCTCTACTTTAAACATGAGTAAACTGAAGCTATAAAGCAACAAAATAATTTGTCAAAGTTTACAGAATGAATCTTGGAAAAGAATACTGGAGTCTTGACTCCCACGCTCTTGCTCTAATCACCAATCACGCCTcccaatttttaaagtattttagttATTAAATACATAAGTAAAATTTAGCTAACTACATCATAATGTCACTTCTTTCAAACAGTATactatatgaaaaaaataaagaaaaggaaaataagggaatacacaaacaaatggaaaataataCGTTTCTGCTTAGTCTAAAATTTCTCTGTTCGACATACAAGCAGAGATTGTACATGGGGGGGGGATTAAGGTGTGATTATAGTTGGAAATAGGGATGTaaatacttttaataaaattaacCATTTAAACGCTTTAAAAATATTTCGTTTGAACGGCTACCCAGTGGAGTGGCTGGGCCCGCTCTGGCCGGTGTGGGGCCAGCCAGCCTGAGGTTAACGCTTAAGGCGGTTCACTGTGTTTACCGGTTAACGTTTTACATCCCTAGTTAGAAGAGGGGCCATACAGGACCAGCGCCCTTGTAACGAgtcccagggaaggggcagactTCGAGCCTCCTTCCCTGCAACGGAGccgggggctggggaaggaacaAGGGCAGGGCTCCAGTGGCGGGGTCAGCGGGATCCAGggcttggggggggcagggcctagaGGAGACAAGCCGGGCGGAAGGGGGGGCGGACCCCGCTCGAAGGCACCAGAGCAAGGCCACAACGCGCAGCCCCGGCAAcatgggggcggaggggagacGCCGACGGGGAGGgtccccggggagggggaggcagcacCGCGGCTCGGGACCGGGACCGGCCCCCCCTGACCTTGAGCCGGTTGAGCTGATCGTGCAGCGCCGCCTTCACCCGGAGCAGCGTCTCCTCCTCCTTCCGCAGCTCCTGCAAGCGGCTCAGCATCCTCCCCGCGGCCCGCCCGCCTCAAGCCCCCTGGCGGCGGCGCGTGCCTCGCCCCACCCCCGGCACCTCAGGCGCCCCGCCAACCGCGGGCGCGCAGGCCGATGACGCGCCTCCTAAGCGCCGCGCGCCGTGGGAGCGGCTGCGAAAGGCGCCACCGTGTGTGGGCGGAAGTGCTTTGGCGGCTTCCGGCCCCCTTGGAAAGGCGGGGCCGGCCGCCATGGGGTCCCTCGCGCCGCCAATCGAGGTCCCGTCGCCGGCTCCGGGGGCCCACCCCAGGCTGAGCCGGGGGTACGGGTTGTGGGAGAGCCCGGCCCGCCTGAGGCGGCCCCCCGTGCACGCGCCGTCGTGGCTTCCTGAGGGAAACTGGAACTGCCACGTGCAGCTGCCAGTGTGTCTCGCGCGCCCCTCAGGGCCCGCCTCACGGCCAGGAGGCTGCTCCAGAGCCTGCCTCATCCTGGGCAGAGCGGGAGGCCCCAGGGTCGGTCGCTGGCGAGGAGGCCAGAATGGCAGCTGTCACCCAGCCAGGGTAGGGCCAGGCTCACCCAGCAGCGAGCGCATCGCTACAGGCCCTTCCCCTAGTCACCGTCCTCTATTCGAGTATTTTAACCTGAGGGAGGTTCAGGGCCCCCGGGTGTTCAGAATGAGAGGTGTTCGCTACGGGTTGGGACAGGTTGCCAAACGAAGGGGTTAGGATGGAAATCAAAGTTCATGGTGTGGCTGACAAAATCCGGGGAGCAGGATTTCACTGGTTCGGGCACACAAAGGATGAGACTCTGAGGAGAGCGAAGCAAGTAATGGATGGATTGAATCAAAGACCGTAAGCAGGTGCCTCAAACAGATAAAGACGGGTGCTGCTTGGATGATGACCCCAACCCCAAATGATGGGGTAAGGGGAAAGAGGAAGATTTTACATCAAGTGTATTGACCTTAACTGGCTAGTGCAGGTTTCACATGGAGA
The Eretmochelys imbricata isolate rEreImb1 chromosome 10, rEreImb1.hap1, whole genome shotgun sequence genome window above contains:
- the SNAPC5 gene encoding snRNA-activating protein complex subunit 5, whose product is MLSRLQELRKEEETLLRVKAALHDQLNRLKVEELALQSMISSREKNVMVSPPSITEEAQKTLGQMDNEAAINQTELQLSIQDHEEEEEDESDS